The Hymenobacter sp. DG01 sequence TCACGGTTCTGGAGCGCCGAGGACTACGCCAAGAACCCTGAGGCCGTGGAGCAGATAGATAAGGAGTACGTGCGCCAGTGGCTGATTGCCAACAAGCAGGACGGCCAATACCCCCGCGCCCTCACCCCCGAAGTTTCCGCTGAAGCCACCCGCCGCTACCTCGATATTTACGAGCGTATCACGGGGGCCCCGCTGCCCACCGCCAACGAAGCCACTGCCGGTGGCGATGTACAGGCCCGCCTAGTGAATAACCTAGTGCAGGCCGGTATCATGAAAAGCGCCTAAGCTATAGACACCGTAAGACAAAGCACATGGACGCTGCGAAACAGAAACAACTCGTGCAAGACTACATCGAAGCGTACAACCGCTTTGATGTAGATGGCATGCTACGCCATCTGCATGAGGAAGTAGTGTTCCGCAACGTTTCCAACGGCGAAGTAAACCTGACCCTGACCGGCAAGGAAAACTTCCGCCAGCAGGCTCAGCAAGCTTTGCAGTACTTCTCCCAGCGTGAACAGCGCGTCACGGATTGGCAAGTAGCCGACAACAGCGTGGAAGTCTTTCTAGACTATACCGCCGTTGCCGCTATCGACTTTCCGAATGGCTTAAAAGCCGGCGACTCACTACAGCTGCAGGGCAAATCAGTTTTTCAATTTGCCGACGACCTGATAGTTTCCATCGACGACATCAGCTAGGCCTGTATAGACCTGTACCATGGAAAAACTGCTGAGAGAATATGCGCTAAACGACGGGGAGATTATCTCGCTGAAGTTAAATGCGGCCTATGCTTTCAACAGTAAATCTATGCTGCGCCAAGCTTCTGTGGAGCTTCTAATTCGCAAAAGAGATGGAAGTGCATGGATGCCTTGCGTGCTGCAAATTGAGTTGGCTGAAATTCTGAGTCTGCGACTTGATGAAGATTTTGCTTCCTCTCGTTACTCGGATATTGTCTTTAAAAGAATTGAGGATGACCGGTGGTACCTATCCTTAGACCCATACGGTAACTCCGGCGAGCCTCACGAAGAAGATAACTTGGTGATAGTGGCCAAGTCAGTGAAAATAGATGAAGGAGTAACACAAGATAGATTTTAAGCATTTACAACCTTGGCAACTCCTAAAACCATAGTACTCCTCGGCGGCGGGGCCCGTGAACACGCCATGGCGTGGAAGCTGACCCGCGACGGCGCTACCGTGCACGTGCTGCCCGGCAACGCCGGCATCCCCAACAGCCACCCCAACATCAGCGCCACCGACTTCCCGGCCATTCAAAGCTTCTGCGAAGCCCACGGCGTGAAGCTCATTGTGGTAGGACCCGAGGCTCCGCTGGCGGCTGGCGTTACGGACTATTTCGCCGGTTCCGATATCCGGGTGTTCGGTCCGGGCCGGTCCGGCGCGACGCTGGAAAGCTCCAAGGTGTGGTCGAAGGACTTTATGCGGCGGCATGGGGTAGCAACCGCTATGTCGTGGCAGTACCGCAGCGACAAGTTGGAAGAGGCCCGCGCCAAAGCCATCGAGCTAGACGGGCAGGTAGTGGTGAAGTATGATGGTCTGGCCGCTGGCAAGGGCGTGTACGTGTGCTCCTCTATTGAAGAAGCTCAGGCCGCGCTGGACGACTTGCAGCAGCAGCACACCGGCTGGTTTAGCTTCCTGCTGGAAGAAAAACTGACCGGCCCTGAAATCAGCATTATTGGCGTGACGGATGGCAACCGGGTGCGGCTGCTGGCTCCTTCTCAGGACCACAAGCAGCTGTTAGCCGGCGACCAGGGCCCCAACACTGGTGGCATGGGCGCCTACTGCCCCGTTCCGTTCTGCGACGACAACGTGCTGGCCGCCATCCGCACCAGTATCGTGGACCCTACCCTACGTGGCCTGCAAAACGAGCAGTTCGATTTCAAGGGCTTCCTTTATTTCGGCATCATGCTCACCCCCCAGGGCCCCAAGCTGCTGGAATACAACGTCCGCCTCGGCGACCCCGAAGCCGAAGTGCTGCTACCCGCCCTGGAAAGCAGCTTGCTGGAGCTCATTGAGGCTACCCTCGACGGCACGCTTCAACAAACCGTGGTACGCCAGCGGCGGGGCTGCTATGTAGGGGTAGTGCTGGCCTCGGGCGGCTACCCCGCGGCGCAGTTCCCCACCGGTTTCCCCATCACGGGCCTCGACCAGCTGCACCCCAGCATCCTGGCCTTCCATGGCGCTACCAAACGCACCGAAGCCGGGGAACTGGTAACCAATGGCGGCCGGGTGCTGGTGCTCGTCGGCCATGGCGAGGAGCTGGAAGATGCCGTAGGCCACGTGTACCGGGAAGCGGAAAAAGTGAAATTCCAGGACGTGTACCTCCGCCCCGACATCGGCCAACGGCCGGAGCCAACGGAAATTTTCAGCCAGGTACGGTGAAGAAATTATCAACCCCACCCCAGCCCCTCCCCGGTAGGGAGAGGCTTAGTTTAGCTTCTGATTCGGCTGATTTGTCGGCTGGCACTCCTGCCTATGGGGGAGGGGCTGGGGGAAAGGTTGCCCGCCTCGCCATCCTGCTCTCCGGCCGGGGCTCCAACATGGTGGCCCTGGTAAACGCCGTGCAAGGCGGCGTGCTGCGTGGCCTGGCTGAAGTGGCGGTGGTGTTCAGCAACAAGCCCGATGCGCCCGGCCTGGAAACGGCCGCCGGGCTGGGCTGCCCCACGGCCAGCCTCAGCAGCCAGGGCCGCAAGCGGGAGGAATTCGATGCTGAGGTGGTAACGGCGCTAGGTCAGTTCCAGCCCGACTATGTGGTGCTGGCCGGCTACATGCGTATCCTGTCGCCTACGTTCATCCGGGCATTTGCAGGGCGCATTCTTAACATTCATCCCGCCGATACGCACCAGCACCAGGGCCTGCACGCCTACGAGTGGGCCTTTGAAAATCAGTTGGTTGAAACCAAAATAACGGTGCATCTGGTTGATGAGGGTCTGGACACGGGACCTATCCTGGCCCAGCACCCCGTGGATTTGCGCGGCGCCGACACTTTGGCAGAAGTGGAGCGCCGCGGCCTGGCCGTGGAGCACCGTCTCTACGCCGAAACGCTGGCCCGCCTCATCCGGGGCGAGCTACCCGTTGGATCTACTAAGACTGCTACTTCTGAGGCTCAGCGCGAATCGTTGCCTTTGTCGTCTGGCTCTCCCTCTCCCTCCAGAGAGGAGGCCGGGGGGTAAGGCGCCCCAGTACAACATCACCCCTTACCACCCACAGCGACCCGGCAACGGGCAACTGGCAACTGATAATTGAAATGTGCGGAATTGTAGGTTTTTACGGCCCCGATGATGTTGCCCACGACATCGTATTTGGCTTGACGGCGCTCCAGCACCGCGGCCAGGATGCGGCCGGCATAGCCACCTTCGACGACAACTTTCACCTCTGTAAAGGCAACGGTCTGATTTCCGATGTGTTCAAGCCCAAGCAGCTCAAGAAGCTGAAGGGCAACATCGGCATCGGCCATGCCCGCTACACCACTCAGGGCTCCGGCGACGCGGAGCTGGCGCAGCCGTTCACCACCAGCTACCCCTTCGGGCTGGCCATGGTGCACAATGGCAACGTCATCAACTTCCGCTCGGCCGCCAAGCGCCTGCATGAGAAGTACCACGTGCTGCCCAAAACCAGCAACGACCTGGAGCTGATCATGTACACCTTCGCCTCGGAGCTGCGCCTGAAAAACCTCGATGCGCTATCGGTGGTGGATATTTTTGATGCCGTAGAAACCACCCAGGAGCTGGTGAAGGGGGCCTACGCTACCATCACCGTTATTGCCGGGCACGGCCTGCTGGCCTTCAACGACCCGCTGGGCATCCGGCCGCTGGTGCTGGGCCGCCGCGACACCGAAAACGGCCCCATCTACGCCTTCGCCTCCGAAAGCACCTGCTTCGACTACCTCGGCTTTGAGTTCATCAAGAACGTAGGCCCTGGCCAGGCTATCTTCATTGACAAGGACTTCAAGGTGCACTACAAGAACCCCTACGCCCAGCCCAAGGCGTTCTGCGTGTTCGAGCACATCTACTTCGCCCGCGAAGACTCCACCATCCACGGTCGCCTGGTGGCCCGGGAACGGGTGCGGCTGGGTAAGATGCTGGCCAAAAAAGTAATCGAGTCGGGCATTCAGCCGGATATGGTTATTGACGTGCCTTCATCGGGGTACTTTGCGGCTTCGGGCCTGGCCGAGGCCATTGGTGTGCCTTACCGCCGGGCGCTGGTGAAAAACAACCACATGGGCCGCTCCTTCATCGTGAGCAGCCAGGCCGGCCGCGAGGACATCGTGAAAAAGAAGCTGAACCCCATCCGGGAGTTTGTGGATGGTAAGAAGATTGCCGTAGTCGATGATAGCATCGTGCGCGGCACCACGTCGCGGCGCATCGTGCGCATTCTGCGCGAGGCCGGTGCGGCTGAGGTGTACTTCATCAGCAGCGCCCCGCCCATCATCGCGCCCTGCATTTATGGCATTGATATGGCCATGAGCACCGAGCTGATTGCCGCCAACTACACCGAGGAGGAAATCTGCCGCTACATCGAGGCCGACAAGGTTATCTATCAGTCCATTGAGGACCTGCAGGAGTTGTTCTCAGAAGAAAAGGGCCACGGTGGCAACTGTTTTGCCTGCTTCACGGGCAAGTACCCCACCGGCGACGTGACCAAGTATCTGCGCCACATCCAGGAGGAGCGCCAGAGCCACCGCACCGACAAGAAAGGTCCTGATAACAATACAATGCCCTCCGTCAGCGCCAAAGCACCTGCACCCACGGAGCATTAATTCCTCGCCTGCTTGCTCTGAATGCCTATGAAACTGACTAGGCTCCTATTGTTGCCTTTGTTGCTGAGCACTAGTTTGCTTGTGCAGGCCCAACAAGGTGCTTCGTCAAGCAAAACCGGGGAAGGGAAGGTGCCTAAAGTGGAGGATGTGTTGCGTGGTTCAGTTAATCCTCGCTACAAGGTTCTAAAAGATGTTACCCTAGTGTATCGATATCAGCAGCCTGCCGACACCAGTATCAACCGCCCGGTACTTAGGCTGTTTCCTGGCACGCGGGTCTACATTCGGGACTATAAGGCACAGGGGTTTCTGATTGACTTTGGTAGTGGTGAGCTTTATTACCTGCCGGCGAAGTCAGTAGAAGGCTTGCCAACACATGTTGAACTCTAAACCACTCTCCTGAGCTTACTTCCGCTGTTACATCTTCGTCAATAGCCCAGAAAGTAAGGTTACTACCATGAACAATACCCTCAAAGCCACCGCCGGTTATTCCATCGAAGAAGGCAACGCCGCTTCTAAAAATGCCTACCACTGGGCTCAGAAAACCTTCTCGACCCGTGCCGGCAAGCCCGGTGAGCCAGCCCAGGATCTGGCGGGCGGCTTCTCCAACGAAATCCGGTTTGGTAGTGAGCGACTGGGCATCGGCTCCGACGGCATCGGGACGAAGATTGAGGTAGCCGAGCGCCTGGACCGCTACGACACGCTGGGCTACGACCTGATTGCCATGGTGGCCGACGACCTCATTGTGGCCGGCTTCGTGCCCACCAACCTCTCCAATATCATCGACGTGAATACGCTCAACTACGAGGTAGTAGATGAGCTCATGCGCGGCCTGCACGACGCGGCCCAGTTCAGCCAGATTGCCGTAACGGGTGGCGAAATTGCCGAGCTGGGTAACCGCATTGGGGGCTACCCCGGCGCTAAAATGAACTTCAACTGGTGCTCAACGGCCGTGGGCGTGCTACACCCCAGCCTAGAGCGGCCCCTAAGCGGCGCCAACGTGCGCGCCGGGCAGGCCGTGGTAGCGCTTCGCTCACCTTCCTTCCGCTCCAACGGCTACTCCCTGGCCCGCCGCGCCCTCACCAAAGCCTTCGGTGAAAAGTGGCACGAAGCACCTTACGAGGCAGCAGAAGGAAACGAAGCAGGCAGTCAGCAGTTGACCGCCAGCAACGCCAAAACCTGGGGCGAAGTCATGCTGGCGCCCTCCCTGATTTTCTCGCCTGGTGTGGCGGCCGTGCTGGATGCCGGCCTGCCCCTGCACGCGGCCGCCCACATCACGGGCGGCGGCATTGCCGACAACTTCAAGCGCGTGCTTAAGAATGGGGTAGGAGCGGAGCTGACCAACCTGTTCGAGCCCCTGCCCGCCATGCAGCAACTGGCCGAGCTGGCCGGCATCACGCCCCAGGAAGCCTACCTCTACTGGAACATGGGCAACGGCATGCTCCTCGTCACCAACGAAGCCCAGGCCGAAGCCGTAGCTGAAACCCTACGCAACCACGGCTACCAGGCCCAGGTGGCGGGCCACATCACCCCGGAGCCCGGCGTTACACTGCATGTCGGTGCGGGTGAGCTGCGCTACGAGGGGTAAGCTTTCTATTCCAGAATAAGAAAGAGCGTCCTGCTGAGCTTGTCGAAGCATCTCTACCGCGCCGTATGGTTCGGTAGAGGTGCTTCGGCAAGCTCAGCAGGACGCTCTTTTTAGAGTTGGATGTTACTGCGTTTCTTATGCCGCAACCGGCTCAATATCAAACCCCGCCTGCGATACGGACTTCATAATCAGCTCCGGAATGGGGTTTTCGCCTTCCACCGTGAGGATTTTTTCGGGGCTGTTTGTGTCTACGCTCCACTTTTCCACGCTGGCTTCAGCGTCGAGGAAGGGCGTGACGGCGCGCACGCAGTTAGCGCAGTTGATGCTGGTCTTGAATTTCAGAGTTGACATGATGGGTAACGGTTGGAGCCGCAGTGGCAGGTAGGAAAATTGCCAGCGGCGGGTGAGTTGCTGTAACAACGGATACAGAGCAAAAGTAGCTGCTGGTACAGTCCTGGCAGGTATAGGCTTTTGACGAAGGAGTGCAGAGTTTTGCCTTATTTCAGGGCCTATATCATATCCTGGCATGAAGCGATACTTTATCAACCAAGAAGGAGAGGCCAACAAATTCTGGAATATCGAAATTGACGGTTCAGCCTATACCGTGACCTTCGGTAAGGTTGGAACGAAAGGTCGGGAAAGCCACAAGGTATTCAGTGATGCTTCTGTCTGTGCAGTGGAAGTGGCAAAGCTAATGCAAGAGAAGCAGCGTAAGGGCTATCAGGAAATAGAAGGAAATGCGCCTGTTCCTGAAAAAAAGGCAGCTGCGTATCGACCAATGGACGAGGCGCTGTTCTGGGAGATTTTAGATTTATTGAATTGGAAGAAAGCTGGCAATGATGACGCAGTGCTGCTGCCGGCCGAAAAACGCTTAGCCGCGCTACCTCTAGAGGATATTTTCGCTTTCGAAGACATCTTGGCCGATAAACTCTATCAGCTAGATGGCGAGAAGTATGCCGCAGCCTGTTATCCAGGAGAGGATATCCGGGCTATTTCAAGTGATTCTTTTCTCTATGATAGGTGCAGTGTACTTTGTAATGGCCCCGGTTTCTACGACGCCGTTCTGCAAGACCCTTCTAAATGGCCTATTGGGTTAGAGTTCGAAAGCCTTCTGTTCTTAGCAGGCAAAGCGTACACCCGAAAAACTAAGCAAGAAGATTTCCCGCATAGCACCCGCGTTTCCTATGAAACCGGAAGTAATACGGCTGGGTGGCCTTCCACATGATAAGTTACCCACCTGATTTACGCCGGCCGCAGCGGGCGTTTCTCCAGAATCAGGTTGGTGCGGAAGGTGTTCAGGGTTTCCTCCAGGCCTACGGGGTAGGTGTGGGGGTTGAGGAAACGGCGGATGCTGGGGTCGAGGCTGAGGACTTCACGATGGGCGCGGTTGCGGCTTTCCTGTAGGGTAGGCAGCTGGTGTACCAGTTCGCCGCGGCGGAAAATGGGTTCCAGCAGCTCCCGGTAGGTAGCATCGGGGCGCACGGGGCGGCGCCGGGTAGCATCCACGGGGTCGATGATGGTGAGGCGCTCGGGCAGGGGCTCAGCGGTGTTGTAGAGCATGTCGGCGCGGGGCTGCCCATGTTCGTTTTCGTAGCGACGCACCTGCAGAATACCGGGGATGCTGGTTTTGGCCAGCTGCTCCGAGAGCTTGATAGTGAAGTCCCAGCCCGAGTCGTCGGATTTGCGCAGGGCGGCCATCTTGTACACCCCACCCAGGGCGGGCTGGTCGTAGGCGGTTACTAGCTGCGTGCCAATGCCCCAGGTATCAATTTTGGCGCCTTGTAGCTTAAGACTTGTGATGAGGTTTTCTTCCAGGTCGTTGCTGGCCACGATGCGTACGTTCTCGAAGCCGGCCTCATTTAGCAAGGCCCGGGCTTCGCGGCTGAGGTAGGCCAGGTCACCGGAGTCGAGGCGGATGCCACCCAGCTCGTGGCCGTTGGTGCGTAGCTCACGGGCTACTTTAATGGCGTGGCGCACGCCTTCCAGCGTGTCGTAGGTATCTACCAGGAATACGGAGTCGTCGGGGAAAGCCTTGGCGTAGGCCGTGAAGGCCTCTACCTCATCCTCGAAGGCCATAACCCAGCTGTGGGCGTGGGTGCCCTTTACCGGGATGTTGAAGCGCTGCCCGGCCAGTACGTTGGAGGTAGCATCGACCCCGCCCAGGTAGGCGGCGCGACTGGCGCTCAGGCCCCCATCGAAGCCCTGGGCGCGGCGCAGCCCAAACTCCAGTACCGTATCGGAGCCGGCCGCCTCCCGAATGCGGGAGGCTTTGGTGGCAATCAGGGTCTGGAAATTGACGAGCGTAAGCAAGGCTGTTTCTACCAGTTGCGCCTGCAGCAGCGGGCCCTGCACCCGAATCAGAGGCTCGTTGGCAAACACCACCGTGCCCTCGGCAATGGCGTCCACGTCGCAGGTAAACTTCAGCTCGCGCAGATAGGCCAGGAACTCCTGCGGGAACATGGCCCCACCCTTGGCGCTCTTCAGGCTGCCCAGATAAGCGAGGTCGTCGTCGGAGAAGCGCAGGTTCTCCAGAAAATCGACGGCGTAGGCCAGGCCGGCCGCTACGGCGTAGCCCCCGCTGAAGGGCGGGCGGCGGAAGTAGAGGTGAAACACGGCCTCGCGGTCCTGCATACCCTGTTGCCAGTAGCCATAGGCCATGGTAACCTGATAGAGGTCGGTGAGGAGGCTGAGCGAAGGGGCATACAGGCCGGAAAGCGGAGCAGAGTTCATGCAAAGCAACGGTTGAGACGCCGTAGCTTACGCAGAATATTTGGATCCGTCGGTGCTTTGCTCGGGCATGCGGCCCAGATAGGTACCGACACGCCCTTGCCGACTCCCGAAGATACCCAGGCTTAGAACTGCCGGGCCTGATGGAGACTAGCTACTTGGCGTGGCCGTGCGGGAGTACGTGTTTTTGCGGATAGGCGCTACTAATGAGAAAGTGGAAGCTGGGTGCGGCAGTAGCGCTCCGCATCGAGCAGAGACGGTACCACCGGCGGGCAAAGGGCGGCAGGCAGGCGGGTAAGCAACTGGCCGGCCGAGTCGCCGAGGTGGCAGAGCACCAGCGGAATCTGGCGTTCCTGCAGCCGCCGGTAGTAGCGCACCAGCACGCGCAGGGTGGCAAAGGAAAGGTTGTGCAAATGGCTGCAGTCAATCCAGATGCTGGGCTTGCCACTGCGGCTGGCGTGCCGCAGCGCGTAAGAAAGCTCCGCCCCTCCCGTCGGCTCATCATCATCAGCCAGAATCAGCAGGTAGCTTTCTGGCAATATCTCGCGGTACACTTCCATGGGCAGCACACTAGCTAAAAAATGAAGCAACCAGCGCTAAAAAAGCATTAAGGCGTTTTCAGCAAACTGTTTACAGCTTCGGAAAAAGTATTCAAATATACGGTGGGTAGCAAGTAGGGTAATGGGGTAAAACACTGATTTATAAGTAGGTGAATACACGTAGCGCGCTGCGTGCCGGTAATCTCCACCAGGTTGCGGCGGTGCGGAGGGTGCCGCTACAACGGCCGTGTGCTACCCTTTGCAGCAGCCTTCAGCTTACTTATTGCGTAGTATTGCCGGGCCGCAGGAGCGCGGTTCCGTACTGCTGAGTTTGAACCGACCCTCTCTATGATTCGCGTAATGCTTGCTGATGACCACGCCATTCTGCGGGAAGGCATTCGGGCCATCCTGTCACAGGAGCCCGATATGCAGGTGGTGGGTGAGGCTGAAAATGGGCAGGCGTTGCTGGAGCTGCTGGCCGTTATTCCGGCCAACGTCGTGCTCATGGACGTGAATATGCCCGTGCTGGATGGCTTCGCGACGATGGGCATCCTGCGCAGCCGCTTTCCCGAAGTGCGCGTGCTGGTACTCTCCATGCTCGACCACGAAAACTACGTGTACCGGATGCTGCAGGCCGGGGCCCTGGGCTACGTGCTCAAAACCTCCGACACCACCGAAATTACCTATGCCATTCGCACGGTGGCGGCGGGCCGGCAGTTTCTGTGCACCGAAATCGGCCTGAACCTGTTGTACCGCTCCGTGCAGCGCCCATCGGCGGTCCCTGAAGCAACTGAAGCCCTGCCGGCCTACAGCATGGCCTTGCACCGCAGTGATGCCATTGATCTATCGGGGCGGGAAATGGAGGTGCTGAAGCTGATTGCCGAAGGCCTGACCAACGCCGAGATTGCCGAGCAGCTGTTTGCCAGCAAGCGCACCATTGAAACCCACCGCCAGAACATCATCGAGAAAACCCAGGCTAAAAACACGGCCGCCCTCATCCGCTACGCCATGAGCCACGGGCTGATAGAGTAGCGGTAAAGTGGTGAATGAGTGATTGAGCGGATTTGATGTTCTGACAGCGCAAATCCCATGTTAAACTCACTCAATCACTCTTTCACTATTTCACCTCTTGTAGCCGCGGCGGGAATCGAACCCACATCTAAAGTTTAGGAAACCCTTATTCTATCCGTTGAACTACGCAGCCAGTAGTTGGGCACTGGCACAAAGTTACGCCGAAAGCAGCGCCTCCCCAAACCCGTGGGAGCCATGGCTATGCACAGCTGCCCCGCGTAGCCTATCTTGTTTTGTCCTCACTGTTTTTCTTTTCAGGCTTCATGGGTTTACTGGACGACTTGCGGGCTGACCGGCGGGTAGCGGGCACGGGGCCGCATCCTGGCCCCGATAAACAAGTGCCCGCGCTGCTGCTGATACCGGATATCAGTGGCTTTACGCGCTTTATTGAGGAATCGGGGAGCCCGCAGGCCCCGTTTCTGGTGGCTGATCTGCTGGAAATTCTCATCGAAGCCAACACCCTGGGTCTGCAGGTAAATGAAATCCAGGGCGACGCCGTGCTGTTTTACCGGCTGGGGCCGCCGCCGCCGGTAGCCGAGCTGGTGCGCCAGTGCCGCCGCATCTACCTCGATTTTCAGAACTACCTGCGCCTGGTGGCACGCGACACGGGCTCGGAGCTGGCCGCTGCCCTGCACGAACTGGCCCTGACCCTTAAAATTGTGGTGCACTACGGGCGGGTGAGCGTGGCCCGCATTCGGGAGTACACCAAGCTGATGGGCCGCGACGTGATTGTGGTGCACCGCCTGCTCAAAAACAACGTCACGGGCTCGGAGTACGTGCTGCTCTCGGCGGGCTACGTAGCTACCCAAAGCCCCGCCGCCCTGGCCCAGGCTTTTTCCTGGACGCGCCTGCTGCCCGGCGCCACGTACTACGAGTACCTGGGCGAAACACCCTACCACTACGCCAGCCTCTCGCCCCTGCGCCTGCTGCTGAGCACCCCGGAAATTGACGACGACGTGCCCCCGGGCCGTGGTTGCGCCCTGAAGGTGCGGCGGGCCCTGCGCATTCCGGCTCCGTATGCCCTGCGCGTTATCACCAACTTCCGCCTGCGCCCCCGCTGGATGGAGGGCGCCACCTCCGTACACTATGACGTAACCAAGGTCGGCCGCCTGGGCACCAGCTACAAGGTGGATGTGTTTGGGGGCCAGATTGATTTTCAGGCCGTGCAGCAGTTCGAGGATGAAGATGGGCGCCTGGAGTACGTGGAGAAGATTTCGCACTTCCGGCTTTTTCCGAATACTCTGCTGTTCTATTCTATTGAGGCTGTAACCGCCCATGCGTGCCTTGTGACCATGGAGCTGCGCTACGGCCACATTGCCAGCGCCAGCCGCGTTATCCGGTTCGGGCAGCTGCGGCGTTTGCACCGGTTTCTGGGCCGCTCCATGCGCGGGCTTGCGCAACTGGCGGAGCCGGCCCTGAAGTAGAAGGAAAGCAGTGGCATGGCAAGCCCGGCCCGGCTGCCCGCGCTGCCCGAAACCCTGCCCCCTGATAAGTAACAAGCCCTTCCCACCAGCATAGGAGGGAAGGGCTTGTTGTGTTTTTAAGGCTTCAGGGCAGAAGGGAGGGTAGCCCGCTCAGGCTGCAGCCTCCTTATAACTTAGACACCACTACAGCCGCTATACTTTGTACAGGAGCGCGATACCGAAGGACAGGGCCGTAAGAATAAGGCCCACCATGAAAATGGTGTAGCTCAGGCGCAGCAATCGGTACTTCTTCGTGAGCACGTCG is a genomic window containing:
- a CDS encoding nuclear transport factor 2 family protein translates to MDAAKQKQLVQDYIEAYNRFDVDGMLRHLHEEVVFRNVSNGEVNLTLTGKENFRQQAQQALQYFSQREQRVTDWQVADNSVEVFLDYTAVAAIDFPNGLKAGDSLQLQGKSVFQFADDLIVSIDDIS
- the purD gene encoding phosphoribosylamine--glycine ligase, with translation MATPKTIVLLGGGAREHAMAWKLTRDGATVHVLPGNAGIPNSHPNISATDFPAIQSFCEAHGVKLIVVGPEAPLAAGVTDYFAGSDIRVFGPGRSGATLESSKVWSKDFMRRHGVATAMSWQYRSDKLEEARAKAIELDGQVVVKYDGLAAGKGVYVCSSIEEAQAALDDLQQQHTGWFSFLLEEKLTGPEISIIGVTDGNRVRLLAPSQDHKQLLAGDQGPNTGGMGAYCPVPFCDDNVLAAIRTSIVDPTLRGLQNEQFDFKGFLYFGIMLTPQGPKLLEYNVRLGDPEAEVLLPALESSLLELIEATLDGTLQQTVVRQRRGCYVGVVLASGGYPAAQFPTGFPITGLDQLHPSILAFHGATKRTEAGELVTNGGRVLVLVGHGEELEDAVGHVYREAEKVKFQDVYLRPDIGQRPEPTEIFSQVR
- the purN gene encoding phosphoribosylglycinamide formyltransferase yields the protein MKKLSTPPQPLPGRERLSLASDSADLSAGTPAYGGGAGGKVARLAILLSGRGSNMVALVNAVQGGVLRGLAEVAVVFSNKPDAPGLETAAGLGCPTASLSSQGRKREEFDAEVVTALGQFQPDYVVLAGYMRILSPTFIRAFAGRILNIHPADTHQHQGLHAYEWAFENQLVETKITVHLVDEGLDTGPILAQHPVDLRGADTLAEVERRGLAVEHRLYAETLARLIRGELPVGSTKTATSEAQRESLPLSSGSPSPSREEAGG
- the purF gene encoding amidophosphoribosyltransferase: MCGIVGFYGPDDVAHDIVFGLTALQHRGQDAAGIATFDDNFHLCKGNGLISDVFKPKQLKKLKGNIGIGHARYTTQGSGDAELAQPFTTSYPFGLAMVHNGNVINFRSAAKRLHEKYHVLPKTSNDLELIMYTFASELRLKNLDALSVVDIFDAVETTQELVKGAYATITVIAGHGLLAFNDPLGIRPLVLGRRDTENGPIYAFASESTCFDYLGFEFIKNVGPGQAIFIDKDFKVHYKNPYAQPKAFCVFEHIYFAREDSTIHGRLVARERVRLGKMLAKKVIESGIQPDMVIDVPSSGYFAASGLAEAIGVPYRRALVKNNHMGRSFIVSSQAGREDIVKKKLNPIREFVDGKKIAVVDDSIVRGTTSRRIVRILREAGAAEVYFISSAPPIIAPCIYGIDMAMSTELIAANYTEEEICRYIEADKVIYQSIEDLQELFSEEKGHGGNCFACFTGKYPTGDVTKYLRHIQEERQSHRTDKKGPDNNTMPSVSAKAPAPTEH
- a CDS encoding AIR synthase-related protein: MNNTLKATAGYSIEEGNAASKNAYHWAQKTFSTRAGKPGEPAQDLAGGFSNEIRFGSERLGIGSDGIGTKIEVAERLDRYDTLGYDLIAMVADDLIVAGFVPTNLSNIIDVNTLNYEVVDELMRGLHDAAQFSQIAVTGGEIAELGNRIGGYPGAKMNFNWCSTAVGVLHPSLERPLSGANVRAGQAVVALRSPSFRSNGYSLARRALTKAFGEKWHEAPYEAAEGNEAGSQQLTASNAKTWGEVMLAPSLIFSPGVAAVLDAGLPLHAAAHITGGGIADNFKRVLKNGVGAELTNLFEPLPAMQQLAELAGITPQEAYLYWNMGNGMLLVTNEAQAEAVAETLRNHGYQAQVAGHITPEPGVTLHVGAGELRYEG
- a CDS encoding heavy-metal-associated domain-containing protein, whose translation is MSTLKFKTSINCANCVRAVTPFLDAEASVEKWSVDTNSPEKILTVEGENPIPELIMKSVSQAGFDIEPVAA
- a CDS encoding DUF4240 domain-containing protein, whose protein sequence is MKRYFINQEGEANKFWNIEIDGSAYTVTFGKVGTKGRESHKVFSDASVCAVEVAKLMQEKQRKGYQEIEGNAPVPEKKAAAYRPMDEALFWEILDLLNWKKAGNDDAVLLPAEKRLAALPLEDIFAFEDILADKLYQLDGEKYAAACYPGEDIRAISSDSFLYDRCSVLCNGPGFYDAVLQDPSKWPIGLEFESLLFLAGKAYTRKTKQEDFPHSTRVSYETGSNTAGWPST
- a CDS encoding nicotinate phosphoribosyltransferase — translated: MNSAPLSGLYAPSLSLLTDLYQVTMAYGYWQQGMQDREAVFHLYFRRPPFSGGYAVAAGLAYAVDFLENLRFSDDDLAYLGSLKSAKGGAMFPQEFLAYLRELKFTCDVDAIAEGTVVFANEPLIRVQGPLLQAQLVETALLTLVNFQTLIATKASRIREAAGSDTVLEFGLRRAQGFDGGLSASRAAYLGGVDATSNVLAGQRFNIPVKGTHAHSWVMAFEDEVEAFTAYAKAFPDDSVFLVDTYDTLEGVRHAIKVARELRTNGHELGGIRLDSGDLAYLSREARALLNEAGFENVRIVASNDLEENLITSLKLQGAKIDTWGIGTQLVTAYDQPALGGVYKMAALRKSDDSGWDFTIKLSEQLAKTSIPGILQVRRYENEHGQPRADMLYNTAEPLPERLTIIDPVDATRRRPVRPDATYRELLEPIFRRGELVHQLPTLQESRNRAHREVLSLDPSIRRFLNPHTYPVGLEETLNTFRTNLILEKRPLRPA
- a CDS encoding STAS domain-containing protein, with amino-acid sequence MLHFLASVLPMEVYREILPESYLLILADDDEPTGGAELSYALRHASRSGKPSIWIDCSHLHNLSFATLRVLVRYYRRLQERQIPLVLCHLGDSAGQLLTRLPAALCPPVVPSLLDAERYCRTQLPLSH
- a CDS encoding response regulator transcription factor yields the protein MIRVMLADDHAILREGIRAILSQEPDMQVVGEAENGQALLELLAVIPANVVLMDVNMPVLDGFATMGILRSRFPEVRVLVLSMLDHENYVYRMLQAGALGYVLKTSDTTEITYAIRTVAAGRQFLCTEIGLNLLYRSVQRPSAVPEATEALPAYSMALHRSDAIDLSGREMEVLKLIAEGLTNAEIAEQLFASKRTIETHRQNIIEKTQAKNTAALIRYAMSHGLIE